A single window of Nocardia higoensis DNA harbors:
- the tatA gene encoding Sec-independent protein translocase subunit TatA — protein sequence MSGTFSWSHLLIIALLFVVLFGAKRLPDAARGLGRSLRIFKSEVSQMQNETPQQSAAAPVQQPAQQLPAASATPPAQQAAAPQATQNEQKSA from the coding sequence ATGTCAGGCACGTTCAGCTGGTCGCACCTGCTGATCATCGCGTTGCTGTTCGTGGTGCTCTTCGGTGCGAAGCGACTGCCCGACGCGGCGCGTGGCCTCGGGCGTTCGTTGCGCATCTTCAAGAGCGAGGTCAGCCAGATGCAGAACGAGACGCCGCAGCAGTCCGCCGCCGCGCCCGTGCAGCAGCCCGCGCAGCAGTTGCCCGCCGCTTCGGCCACGCCGCCCGCGCAGCAGGCCGCCGCACCGCAGGCTACCCAGAACGAGCAGAAGTCGGCCTGA
- a CDS encoding 2-dehydropantoate 2-reductase — protein sequence MVFGAGSIGMYVGGLLAGAGAQVTFVGRQRMLDEITADGLHLTDLDGASHRVAPQRFRVATEPEDVDEAGLVLVTVKSGATVDAARALAGRIRPGTVVLSLQNGIGNDTVLRDILSSCVVLPGMVMFNVVRRAPGHFHRGTEGGLAVQDDPALGDYLDLFDRAGLPLQRHDDLRPVQWAKLLLNLNNPVNALSGLPLREQLADRDYRRCVALAQKEALGVMRRARIHPARLTALPPELMASVLTVPTWLFRLLAARVLAIDPLARSSMADDLAAGRRTEITWLCGEVVDLGAMTGVPTPVNQRLIQLINEAERGDPRQWTGAALLAELRAAADRGGKGTTRLP from the coding sequence ATGGTGTTCGGCGCGGGCAGTATCGGCATGTACGTCGGTGGGCTGCTGGCAGGTGCGGGCGCGCAGGTGACCTTCGTCGGCAGGCAACGGATGCTCGACGAGATCACCGCCGACGGCCTGCACCTGACCGACCTCGACGGCGCGTCGCACCGGGTCGCTCCGCAGCGGTTCCGGGTGGCGACCGAGCCCGAGGACGTCGACGAGGCCGGCCTGGTACTCGTCACAGTGAAATCCGGGGCCACCGTCGATGCCGCCCGCGCGCTGGCGGGCCGAATCCGGCCCGGCACGGTGGTGCTGAGCCTGCAGAACGGGATCGGCAACGACACCGTGCTGCGCGACATCCTCTCCTCGTGCGTCGTGCTGCCCGGCATGGTCATGTTCAACGTGGTCCGTCGCGCTCCCGGCCACTTCCATCGCGGCACCGAGGGTGGGCTCGCGGTGCAGGATGATCCCGCGCTGGGGGATTACCTCGACCTGTTCGACCGCGCGGGCCTGCCGTTGCAGCGCCACGACGACCTGCGCCCGGTGCAGTGGGCCAAACTGTTGCTGAACCTGAACAACCCGGTCAACGCCCTGTCGGGCCTGCCGCTGCGCGAGCAACTCGCCGACCGCGACTACCGCCGCTGCGTGGCGCTCGCGCAGAAGGAGGCCCTCGGGGTCATGCGTCGGGCGCGCATCCACCCCGCTCGCCTGACCGCGTTGCCGCCGGAACTGATGGCCTCGGTGCTGACCGTGCCCACCTGGCTGTTCCGCCTGCTGGCGGCGCGGGTGCTGGCGATCGACCCGCTGGCGCGGTCCTCGATGGCCGACGACCTGGCCGCCGGGCGGCGCACCGAGATCACGTGGCTGTGCGGGGAAGTGGTGGATCTCGGGGCGATGACCGGGGTGCCGACGCCGGTGAACCAGCGGCTCATCCAACTGATCAACGAAGCCGAACGGGGCGACCCGCGGCAATGGACCGGCGCGGCATTGCTCGCCGAGCTCCGGGCGGCGGCCGACCGTGGCGGCAAGGGGACCACGCGGTTGCCGTAG
- a CDS encoding helix-turn-helix transcriptional regulator, whose translation MSTSRLSVRLSRLLNMIPYLIANPGISAAEAAADLGVSTKQLMSDLNQLWMCGLPGYGPGDLIDLSFSEESIEVTFSAGIDRPLRLTSTEATALLVALRSIVEMPGMVDPTAAHAAIAKIESAIADGATDSEQAQPVSFAPLEAPAVTTVRSALAGGRALSLVYYSASRDVVSERVVDPIRILLVDDNSYLQAWCREAEAVRLFRFDRMEAATELDERARPPRDVSTEAALDLFQDDPAVPLARLLIRPDYGWVLDQYPMHRVATRADGSMEATMRFATLDWMARLLLGFGAGVRALGPVELVAAVRERSEAALSAYRDAGLEEVGAL comes from the coding sequence ATGAGTACCAGCAGACTCTCGGTGCGGCTGTCGCGGCTGCTCAACATGATCCCGTATCTGATCGCCAACCCGGGTATCAGTGCCGCCGAAGCTGCCGCCGACCTGGGCGTGAGCACCAAACAGCTGATGAGCGATCTGAATCAGCTGTGGATGTGCGGGCTGCCCGGTTACGGCCCCGGCGACCTGATCGACCTGTCGTTCTCCGAGGAGAGCATCGAGGTCACCTTCTCCGCGGGCATCGACCGCCCGCTGCGGCTGACCTCGACCGAGGCCACCGCCCTGCTGGTGGCGCTGCGCTCGATCGTCGAGATGCCGGGCATGGTCGATCCGACGGCCGCGCACGCCGCGATCGCCAAGATCGAATCCGCGATCGCCGACGGGGCGACCGACTCCGAGCAGGCGCAGCCCGTCTCGTTCGCCCCGCTGGAGGCGCCCGCGGTGACCACCGTGCGCTCGGCGCTGGCCGGTGGGCGCGCGCTGAGCCTGGTCTACTACTCGGCCAGTCGCGATGTGGTCTCCGAGCGGGTGGTCGATCCGATCCGCATCCTGCTCGTCGACGACAACAGCTACCTGCAGGCGTGGTGCCGGGAGGCCGAAGCTGTGCGATTGTTCCGCTTCGACCGGATGGAAGCCGCCACCGAACTGGACGAGCGGGCCCGCCCGCCACGTGACGTATCGACCGAGGCGGCACTCGACCTGTTCCAGGACGATCCCGCGGTCCCGCTGGCCCGTCTGCTGATCCGTCCGGACTACGGCTGGGTGCTCGACCAGTACCCGATGCACCGGGTCGCCACCCGGGCCGACGGTTCGATGGAAGCCACCATGCGCTTCGCCACCCTGGACTGGATGGCGCGGCTGCTGCTCGGCTTCGGCGCGGGCGTGCGAGCACTCGGGCCGGTGGAACTGGTCGCCGCGGTGCGCGAGCGTTCGGAGGCGGCGCTGTCGGCGTACCGGGACGCGGGCCTGGAAGAAGTGGGGGCGTTGTGA
- a CDS encoding helix-turn-helix transcriptional regulator, producing MAISKVERLMNLVIALLSTRQFLSAERIRESVAGYEESVSDEAFSRMFERDKNELRDLGIPLEVGPVGRFSALEGYRINPDAYALPDIDLTDEQAAAVAVAVQLWESPELAAAAEGALLKLRAAGIHVETEAPVATVPAVPARTRGSEPVLGKLLAAVDAGQAVRFEHRGSVGEPYRMRDVEPWGVVTHRGRWYLVGHDRDRDAVRSFRLSRIAADVTAYGPRNVVRKPEGVDLRDIVARVTRSSPVTGTAVIWVADGRGRDLRRLASVREPKVLAGRSGVVLEVPVRSWDWIARLVTGLGPDALVLEPPELRADVMARLRAVSELAVSQATGVKVTVSESPEASA from the coding sequence GTGGCGATATCCAAGGTCGAGCGGCTGATGAATCTGGTCATCGCGCTGTTGTCGACCCGTCAGTTCCTGAGCGCGGAGCGGATCAGGGAAAGCGTCGCGGGTTACGAGGAATCGGTCAGCGACGAAGCGTTCAGCCGGATGTTCGAGCGCGACAAGAACGAGCTACGTGACCTGGGCATTCCCCTCGAGGTGGGGCCGGTCGGGCGGTTCTCGGCGCTGGAGGGCTACCGGATCAACCCCGACGCCTACGCCCTGCCCGACATCGACCTCACCGACGAGCAGGCCGCCGCCGTGGCGGTCGCCGTGCAGCTGTGGGAGTCTCCTGAGCTGGCTGCCGCGGCCGAAGGCGCGCTGCTGAAGCTGCGCGCGGCGGGCATCCATGTCGAGACCGAGGCGCCGGTGGCGACGGTGCCCGCGGTGCCCGCCCGCACCCGGGGTTCCGAGCCGGTGCTGGGCAAGCTGCTGGCCGCGGTCGACGCCGGTCAGGCGGTGCGTTTCGAGCATCGGGGTTCGGTGGGCGAACCGTACCGGATGCGCGATGTCGAACCGTGGGGCGTGGTGACCCATCGTGGCCGGTGGTATCTGGTCGGGCACGACCGGGACCGCGACGCGGTCCGCAGCTTCCGGCTCTCACGGATCGCCGCGGATGTGACCGCGTACGGGCCGCGCAATGTCGTGCGCAAACCCGAGGGCGTGGATCTGCGCGACATCGTCGCCCGGGTCACCAGGAGCAGCCCGGTCACCGGGACCGCGGTCATCTGGGTGGCCGACGGTCGCGGCCGTGACCTGCGCAGGCTGGCGTCGGTGCGGGAGCCGAAGGTGCTCGCCGGACGTTCCGGGGTGGTGCTCGAGGTGCCGGTTCGCTCCTGGGACTGGATCGCGCGGTTGGTCACCGGCCTCGGGCCGGACGCGCTGGTGCTCGAACCGCCGGAACTGCGCGCCGATGTGATGGCGCGGTTGCGCGCGGTCTCCGAACTCGCGGTGTCGCAGGCCACGGGCGTGAAGGTCACCGTCTCGGAGAGCCCGGAGGCTTCGGCATGA
- the pafA gene encoding Pup--protein ligase, with protein sequence MQRRIMGIETEFGVTCTFHGHRRLSPDEVARYLFRRVVSWGRSSNVFLRNGARLYLDVGSHPEYATAECDSLHQLVTHDRAGERVLEDLLIDAEQRLAEEGIGGDIYLFKNNTDSAGNSYGCHENFLVVRAGEFSRISDVLLPFLVTRQLICGAGKVLQTPKAATFCLSQRAEHIWEGVSSATTRSRPIINTRDEPHADAEKYRRLHVIVGDSNMSETTTMLKVGTAALVLEMIEAGVSFRDFALDNPIRAIREVSHDLTGRRPVRLAGGRQASALDIQREYYSRAVEHLRNRDRDPQIDQVVDLWGRTLDAVEAQDFAKVDTEIDWVIKRKLFQRYQDRYNMELSDPKIAQLDLAYHDIKRGRGVFDLLQRKGLAKRITEDEAVDAAVETPPQTTRAKLRGDFITAAQEAGRDFTVDWVHLKLNDQAQRTVLCKDPFRSVDERVERLIASM encoded by the coding sequence GTGCAGCGACGAATTATGGGGATCGAGACCGAGTTCGGTGTGACATGCACCTTCCACGGTCACCGTCGGCTGTCCCCCGACGAAGTTGCCCGGTACCTCTTCCGCCGGGTGGTGTCCTGGGGCCGTAGCTCGAACGTGTTTCTTCGCAACGGTGCTCGCCTCTACCTCGACGTCGGCTCGCATCCCGAGTACGCGACCGCCGAGTGCGACAGCTTGCATCAGCTGGTCACCCACGACCGGGCCGGTGAGCGGGTGCTCGAGGATCTTCTCATCGACGCCGAGCAGCGTCTCGCCGAAGAGGGCATCGGCGGCGACATCTATCTGTTCAAAAACAACACCGATTCGGCGGGCAATTCCTACGGTTGCCACGAGAATTTCCTGGTCGTGCGGGCCGGGGAGTTCTCCCGGATCTCCGACGTGCTGCTGCCGTTCCTGGTCACCCGCCAGCTGATCTGCGGCGCCGGCAAGGTGCTGCAGACGCCCAAGGCCGCCACCTTCTGCCTCTCGCAGCGGGCCGAGCACATCTGGGAGGGCGTCTCCTCGGCGACCACCCGCTCGCGCCCGATCATCAACACCCGCGACGAGCCGCACGCCGACGCCGAGAAGTACCGGCGCCTGCACGTCATCGTCGGCGACTCCAACATGTCCGAGACCACCACGATGCTCAAGGTGGGCACCGCGGCGCTGGTGCTGGAGATGATCGAGGCGGGCGTCTCCTTCCGCGACTTCGCGCTGGACAATCCGATCCGCGCGATCCGGGAGGTCAGCCATGATCTCACCGGTCGCAGGCCGGTCCGCCTGGCGGGCGGGCGGCAGGCCAGTGCGCTCGACATCCAGCGTGAGTACTACTCCCGCGCGGTCGAACATCTGCGCAACCGGGATCGCGATCCGCAGATCGACCAGGTCGTCGACCTGTGGGGCCGCACGCTCGACGCGGTGGAAGCGCAGGACTTCGCCAAGGTCGACACCGAGATCGATTGGGTGATCAAGCGCAAGCTCTTCCAGCGCTACCAGGATCGCTACAACATGGAGCTCTCGGATCCCAAGATCGCCCAGCTCGACCTGGCCTACCACGACATCAAGCGCGGTCGCGGCGTGTTCGACCTGCTGCAGCGCAAGGGGCTGGCCAAGCGGATCACCGAGGACGAGGCCGTCGACGCCGCGGTGGAAACCCCGCCGCAGACCACGCGCGCCAAGCTACGCGGTGACTTCATCACCGCCGCCCAGGAGGCCGGGCGCGATTTCACCGTGGACTGGGTGCACCTCAAGCTCAACGATCAGGCCCAGCGCACCGTGCTGTGCAAGGACCCGTTCCGGTCGGTCGACGAGCGGGTGGAACGACTGATCGCCTCCATGTAG
- the prcA gene encoding proteasome subunit alpha: protein MTLPYYASAEQIMRDKTELARKGIARGRSVIVLTYDKGVLFVAENPSATLHKVSELYDRVGFAAVGKYNEFESLRRGGILQADLRGYQYDRRDVTGRALANAYAQTLGSIFNDQLKPFEVEICVAEVGYAGESPEAVLYRITYDGSIVDEREFVVMGGTTEPIITALKSSYQPGLELGAAIGIAVKALKAAIPEGDKDKRAIGVAQLEVATLEQARPRRAFRRVAASALEQLLAAGDGEPASDEAAKKPTTTVELPDDSSEESGGST, encoded by the coding sequence ATGACGCTGCCGTACTACGCGTCTGCCGAGCAGATCATGCGCGACAAGACCGAGCTCGCCCGTAAGGGCATCGCTCGGGGTCGCAGCGTGATCGTGCTGACCTACGACAAGGGCGTGTTGTTCGTGGCGGAGAATCCTTCCGCCACGCTGCACAAGGTCAGCGAGCTCTACGACCGCGTCGGCTTCGCCGCCGTGGGCAAGTACAACGAGTTCGAGAGCCTGCGCCGCGGCGGCATCCTGCAGGCCGATCTGCGCGGTTACCAGTACGACCGGCGCGATGTCACCGGCCGGGCGCTGGCCAACGCCTATGCGCAGACCCTCGGATCGATCTTCAACGACCAGCTCAAGCCCTTCGAGGTGGAGATCTGTGTCGCGGAGGTGGGCTACGCGGGAGAGTCGCCCGAAGCGGTGCTCTACCGGATCACCTATGACGGCTCCATCGTCGACGAGCGCGAGTTCGTGGTCATGGGCGGCACCACCGAGCCCATCATCACGGCGTTGAAGAGCTCTTACCAGCCGGGGCTGGAGCTCGGCGCGGCGATCGGGATCGCGGTGAAAGCCCTGAAGGCCGCCATCCCCGAAGGCGACAAGGACAAGCGCGCCATCGGCGTCGCGCAGCTCGAGGTCGCCACCCTGGAACAGGCTCGGCCACGCCGGGCGTTCCGCCGGGTCGCCGCGTCGGCGCTCGAACAGCTCCTGGCCGCGGGCGACGGTGAGCCCGCGTCGGACGAGGCGGCGAAGAAACCGACCACTACGGTGGAATTGCCGGACGATTCCAGCGAAGAGTCGGGCGGTTCCACCTAG
- the prcB gene encoding proteasome subunit beta produces the protein MRLHPGHALSSFTEHLRQHAPELLWPHRFSAIDGATGSAGGAAAKDIAPHGTTIVAVSYRGGVLIAGDRRATQGNLLASRDMEKVYITDTFSAAGIAGTAGMAVELVRLFAVELEHYEKIEGVPLTFDGKANKLSKMVRDNLPAAMQGLAVVPVLVGYDERAGDPDRTGRIVSFDVVGGRSEERFGYTAVGSGSMFARTSLKKLYSKGIDQDRALRIAVESLYDAADDDTATGGPDLLRGIYPTAVVIDAEGALEVAEDRLAEVARGIVADRTAAQEGGALA, from the coding sequence ATGCGTCTCCACCCGGGGCACGCGCTTTCCTCTTTCACCGAACACCTGCGGCAACACGCTCCGGAATTGCTGTGGCCACACAGGTTCTCGGCCATCGACGGCGCCACCGGTTCTGCCGGTGGCGCCGCCGCGAAGGACATCGCTCCGCACGGCACCACCATCGTCGCGGTCAGCTACCGCGGCGGCGTGCTGATCGCCGGCGATCGCCGGGCCACCCAGGGAAACCTGTTGGCCAGCAGGGACATGGAGAAGGTGTACATCACCGACACCTTCTCCGCGGCGGGCATCGCGGGCACCGCGGGCATGGCCGTGGAACTGGTGCGGTTGTTCGCGGTCGAGCTCGAGCACTACGAGAAGATCGAGGGCGTCCCGCTCACCTTCGACGGCAAGGCCAACAAACTGTCGAAGATGGTGCGCGACAACCTTCCCGCGGCGATGCAGGGCCTGGCCGTGGTGCCGGTCCTCGTCGGCTATGACGAGCGCGCCGGTGACCCGGACCGGACCGGTCGCATCGTGTCCTTCGACGTGGTCGGCGGGCGCAGCGAGGAGCGCTTCGGGTACACCGCGGTCGGTTCCGGGTCGATGTTCGCCCGTACCTCGTTGAAGAAGTTGTATTCCAAGGGAATCGACCAGGATCGGGCGTTGCGTATCGCGGTCGAGTCGCTCTACGACGCGGCCGACGACGACACCGCCACCGGCGGGCCGGATCTGCTGCGCGGCATCTATCCGACCGCGGTCGTGATCGATGCCGAGGGAGCGCTCGAGGTGGCCGAGGATCGGCTGGCCGAGGTCGCCCGCGGCATCGTGGCCGATCGCACCGCGGCTCAGGAAGGGGGTGCCCTCGCATGA
- a CDS encoding ubiquitin-like protein Pup — MAQEQTKRTGGGDEDEGSVGPDAAGQERREKLAEETDDLLDEIDDVLEENAEDFVRAYVQKGGQ, encoded by the coding sequence ATGGCACAAGAGCAGACCAAGCGCACCGGGGGCGGCGACGAGGACGAAGGTTCCGTCGGCCCCGATGCCGCAGGGCAGGAGCGCCGCGAGAAGCTCGCGGAGGAGACCGACGACCTGCTCGACGAAATCGACGACGTGCTCGAGGAGAACGCGGAGGACTTCGTCCGCGCCTACGTGCAGAAGGGCGGCCAGTGA
- the dop gene encoding depupylase/deamidase Dop gives MQRIIGIEVEYGISTPTEPSANPILTSTQAVLAYAAAEGVPRARRTRWDYEVESPLRDARGFDLSRMNGPAPVIDADEVGAANMILTNGARLYVDHAHPEYSAPEVVDPLDAVIWDKAGERVMEAAARHASSVPGAPRLQLYKNNVDGKGASYGTHENYLMNRDTPFNQIIVGLTPFFVSRQVVCGSGRVGIGQSGDQSGFQLSQRSDYIEVEVGLETTLKRGIINTRDEPHADADKYRRLHVIIGDANLAEMSTYLKVGTTALVLDLIEAGEDLSDLQLARPVTAVHQISHDPTLRVAVAMADGRELTGLALQRLYHEKVAKFMDREGNDDPRARDVLDNWAMVLDLLERDPMECADLLDWPAKLRLLEGMRSREGLNWAAPKLHMMDLQYSDVRLDKGLYNRLVARGSMKRLVSEQQVLDAMTNPPTDTRAYFRGECLRRFGADIAAASWDSVIFDLGGDSLVRIPTLEPRRGTKSHVGKLLDGVDSAAELVRELTH, from the coding sequence ATGCAGCGCATCATCGGAATAGAGGTCGAATACGGCATCTCGACGCCCACCGAGCCGTCGGCCAACCCGATCCTCACCTCCACGCAGGCGGTCCTGGCGTACGCGGCGGCAGAGGGCGTGCCGCGCGCCCGGCGGACCCGATGGGACTACGAGGTGGAGTCGCCGTTGCGCGACGCGCGCGGGTTCGACCTGAGCCGGATGAACGGCCCGGCCCCGGTCATCGACGCCGACGAGGTGGGTGCGGCGAACATGATCCTCACCAACGGTGCCAGGCTCTATGTCGACCACGCGCATCCGGAATACTCCGCGCCCGAGGTCGTCGACCCGCTCGACGCGGTGATCTGGGACAAGGCGGGCGAGCGGGTCATGGAGGCCGCCGCCAGGCATGCCTCCAGCGTGCCGGGGGCGCCGCGGCTACAGCTGTACAAGAACAACGTCGACGGCAAGGGCGCCTCCTACGGCACCCACGAGAACTACCTGATGAACCGGGACACGCCGTTCAACCAGATCATCGTCGGTCTGACCCCGTTCTTCGTCTCCCGCCAGGTGGTATGTGGATCCGGCCGGGTCGGCATCGGCCAGTCCGGCGACCAGTCCGGCTTCCAGCTGTCCCAGCGTTCGGACTACATCGAGGTCGAGGTCGGCCTGGAGACCACCCTCAAGCGCGGCATCATCAACACCCGCGACGAGCCGCACGCCGACGCGGACAAGTACCGCAGGCTGCACGTCATCATCGGCGACGCGAACCTGGCCGAGATGTCGACCTACCTCAAGGTCGGCACCACCGCGCTCGTCCTGGACCTGATCGAGGCGGGCGAGGACCTGTCGGATCTGCAGCTGGCCCGCCCGGTCACCGCCGTGCACCAGATCAGCCACGATCCGACGCTGCGGGTGGCCGTCGCGATGGCCGACGGGCGCGAACTCACCGGCCTGGCCCTGCAGCGCCTCTACCACGAGAAGGTCGCCAAGTTCATGGACCGGGAAGGCAACGACGACCCGCGCGCCCGTGACGTCCTGGACAACTGGGCGATGGTGCTCGATCTGCTCGAGCGCGACCCGATGGAATGCGCCGACCTGCTCGACTGGCCGGCCAAACTGCGCCTGCTCGAGGGGATGCGCAGCAGGGAGGGCCTGAACTGGGCCGCGCCCAAGCTGCACATGATGGACCTGCAGTACTCCGACGTGCGCCTGGACAAGGGCCTGTACAACCGGCTGGTGGCGCGCGGGTCGATGAAGCGGCTGGTCAGCGAACAGCAGGTGCTCGACGCCATGACCAACCCGCCCACCGATACCAGGGCGTACTTCCGCGGCGAGTGCCTGCGCCGCTTCGGCGCCGATATCGCGGCGGCGAGCTGGGATTCGGTCATCTTCGATCTGGGCGGCGACTCGCTGGTGCGCATCCCCACCCTGGAGCCGCGTCGGGGCACCAAGTCGCACGTAGGGAAACTGCTGGACGGCGTGGACAGCGCGGCCGAACTGGTGCGCGAACTCACCCACTGA
- a CDS encoding DUF418 domain-containing protein encodes MADPARNPAPGAPVPAPGRLAALDVLRGIAILGTLATNVWIMTDPEGMIGYLDHVGSANAGWAERVLQQLAQGKFLGLLTIMFGIGLAIQQASATRAGRRWPGGYPWRAVLLLLDGLLNFVLVAEFDVLMGYAVTGLVVAFLLATSERARRRWLIAATAVHLTLLTLVAAALATAPAAESAPRDPLDPNPYADGSFWDLALFRLENAGLFRIEPVVIFPMSVALFLTGALLFRRGVFGPEGVRLRRRLMIVGAVAAVVDLLAGVLGGGDALIFTRYGTAPLVSFGLLALVAGFYAHGRRTGFAGRRLGEVGRTALSCYILQNLVASALCYGWGLGLAARVGDAGRVPFTVGVYLLVCAVVVAAAHLWLRRFDRGPVEWLWHTSYRRLAGER; translated from the coding sequence ATCGCCGATCCCGCGCGGAACCCGGCCCCCGGCGCGCCGGTCCCCGCGCCGGGCCGATTGGCCGCCCTCGATGTGCTGCGCGGTATCGCGATACTCGGCACGCTCGCGACGAATGTCTGGATCATGACCGATCCGGAGGGCATGATCGGCTACCTCGACCACGTGGGCTCCGCGAACGCCGGGTGGGCCGAGCGCGTCCTCCAGCAGCTCGCCCAGGGGAAGTTCCTGGGACTGCTCACGATCATGTTCGGCATCGGCCTGGCCATCCAGCAGGCCTCCGCCACCCGCGCCGGACGCCGATGGCCGGGCGGCTACCCGTGGCGCGCGGTGCTGCTCCTCCTCGACGGCCTGCTGAATTTCGTTCTCGTCGCCGAATTCGACGTGCTCATGGGCTACGCGGTCACCGGTCTGGTGGTGGCGTTCCTGCTCGCGACGAGCGAACGGGCGCGACGGCGATGGCTGATCGCCGCGACGGCAGTGCATCTGACGCTGCTGACACTGGTGGCCGCGGCTCTGGCTACCGCGCCCGCGGCCGAATCCGCACCGCGAGATCCACTCGACCCGAACCCGTACGCGGACGGCTCCTTCTGGGATCTCGCGCTGTTCCGGCTCGAGAACGCGGGACTGTTCCGGATCGAGCCGGTGGTGATCTTCCCGATGTCGGTCGCCTTGTTCCTGACCGGCGCCCTGCTCTTCCGGCGCGGCGTTTTCGGCCCCGAAGGCGTGCGGCTGCGCCGACGGCTGATGATCGTCGGGGCGGTCGCCGCCGTCGTCGATCTGCTCGCCGGTGTGCTGGGCGGCGGCGACGCGCTGATCTTCACCCGCTACGGGACCGCTCCCCTGGTGTCCTTCGGCCTGCTCGCGCTCGTCGCCGGGTTCTACGCGCACGGGCGCCGGACCGGATTCGCCGGCCGCAGGCTCGGCGAGGTCGGCCGAACCGCGCTGTCCTGCTACATCCTCCAGAATCTGGTGGCCTCGGCACTGTGCTACGGCTGGGGGCTGGGTCTGGCGGCGCGGGTCGGCGACGCGGGTCGCGTCCCGTTCACGGTCGGGGTGTACCTGCTGGTGTGCGCAGTCGTCGTGGCGGCCGCGCACCTGTGGTTGCGCCGATTCGACCGGGGCCCGGTGGAATGGCTGTGGCACACGAGTTATCGGCGGCTGGCCGGCGAGCGCTGA
- a CDS encoding helix-turn-helix domain-containing protein, with the protein MASPNPDSQLRGMRERRMEKTLVVDEKPRWATALLRPGILAFGGPIEPSALHAHHTVQMLVARTPVTVMDAGGVRHQGTRVIVPADAPYRIESAAEGATLYLDPETAVGAAAAADAHRGGWADDRNPLPAAMADSPIAEQVAVIVQTLRSTPLTAPHRHAAVTEALQLLPSLVLDRSIRGADVAKRVGLSPGRLSHLFTEQVGIPLRPYILWLRLRIAIGRFRSGDDLAAAADAAGFDDSTDLTRTCRRTFGLTPDALHHAAHWDLGDEVR; encoded by the coding sequence GTGGCGAGCCCGAATCCGGACTCGCAGTTGCGCGGCATGCGGGAGCGTCGGATGGAGAAGACCCTGGTCGTCGACGAAAAGCCCCGCTGGGCAACGGCGCTGCTACGCCCAGGCATCCTGGCCTTCGGCGGACCGATCGAGCCCTCGGCACTGCACGCCCACCACACCGTCCAGATGCTGGTCGCCCGGACCCCCGTCACCGTCATGGACGCGGGCGGCGTGCGCCATCAGGGCACCCGGGTGATCGTGCCCGCCGACGCGCCGTACCGGATCGAATCGGCGGCCGAGGGCGCGACGCTCTATCTCGACCCGGAGACCGCCGTGGGCGCGGCCGCGGCGGCCGACGCCCACCGCGGCGGCTGGGCGGACGACCGAAATCCGTTGCCCGCGGCCATGGCCGACTCCCCCATCGCCGAACAGGTCGCCGTCATCGTGCAGACCTTGCGTTCGACGCCGCTCACGGCCCCGCACCGGCACGCCGCCGTCACCGAGGCACTGCAGCTGCTGCCCTCCCTGGTCCTGGACCGCAGCATCCGTGGCGCGGATGTCGCCAAGCGGGTCGGCCTGTCCCCCGGCCGCCTGTCCCACCTGTTCACCGAACAGGTCGGAATCCCCTTGCGTCCCTATATCCTCTGGCTGCGACTGCGCATCGCCATCGGCCGCTTCCGCTCCGGCGACGATCTCGCCGCGGCGGCCGACGCCGCCGGCTTCGACGACAGCACCGATCTCACCCGTACATGCAGGCGCACCTTCGGTCTCACCCCGGACGCCCTGCACCACGCCGCCCATTGGGATCTCGGCGACGAGGTGCGCTGA
- a CDS encoding nitroreductase family deazaflavin-dependent oxidoreductase, with protein sequence MVLPHSLATFNRRVTNRVAGPLASRVRPLAVVLHKGRHSGRSYETPVLAFADGPVHRIALTYGRDVDWLKNVMAAGEFELRLRNHTVRLIEPEVLEDASAAWAPPGVRQALKTIGARYHLRARAVEDPVVS encoded by the coding sequence ATGGTACTTCCACATTCCCTGGCCACATTCAACCGCCGCGTCACCAATCGGGTCGCCGGTCCGCTGGCGAGCCGCGTGCGACCGCTGGCCGTCGTCCTGCACAAGGGCCGCCACTCCGGCCGGTCCTACGAGACGCCGGTGCTCGCGTTCGCCGACGGGCCGGTGCACCGTATCGCGCTCACCTACGGCCGCGATGTCGACTGGCTCAAGAACGTCATGGCCGCAGGAGAATTCGAGCTGCGTCTGAGAAACCACACCGTGCGGCTGATCGAGCCCGAGGTGCTCGAGGATGCGTCGGCGGCGTGGGCTCCGCCCGGTGTGCGGCAGGCGCTCAAGACCATCGGCGCGCGGTATCACCTGCGCGCCAGAGCAGTGGAAGATCCGGTCGTCAGCTGA